The Desulfosoma caldarium nucleotide sequence TTCCCCAAAAACCTACGTCATCCTTGTTCTTCTCGCAGCCGTTCCTCAAATGATCGGCCACACGAGCCTCAACTGGGCTCTGAAGCATGTGACCGCCACGGCGGTGGCCGTGCTGACTCTAGGAGAACCTCTAGGAGCGTCCATCTTGGCCTTTTTTGTTTTCCGTGAGACGGTCTCCCTACCCACCGCCTTGGGGCTCGCTCTCTTGGCGGCAGGCATCGTGGCCAGCGGCTTTGCCGCCTCCAGGCGCTCAACCAAAGCTCCCCGCTCCTCGCCACCCTAATGGGCACACGCTCTCAAAGACCGGGCTTTCCCGGGGCTCGCCATCCATGTCGCGTCTTCGAAAAGACCCATCCCATCGGTTGCCTCATTTTTCGCCGGGCTCGCCGTGCAGAAAACCGGAAAACCGTTTGGGGTATGATGGTTTCGTAAGGCTTCATTCCGGGTTTCTTCGTTGACACTGTGGCGGAAAACCGCTAGTTTTCGCCCGTCATCATGGCTGAAACAGAGGAAAAAAACCTACCTCTTGCGAAGTGGAGTGGCTCATGTTTGTTCTCAGCAATCTTCTTCTGGCCGTGGCCGAGGTGTTGAATATCGTCTTAACCGTTTACATGTGGATCATCATTGCTCGTGCCATCCTCTCCTGGGTCAATCCCGACCCGTACAATCCCATTGTTCGCTTCCTTCACGGCGCAACGGAACCTGTCCTTTACGCTATTCGGCGGCGCATCCCCGCCTTTTTCGGGGGCATCGATTTGACTCCCATGATCGTCATTCTGGCGGTCCTTTTCCTTCAGAGGTTTCTTGTTTCATCGCTTCGTGAATTGGCATTGGTCTTAAGGGCCTAAGTTTTGTCGGCGTTCGGAAAGACGAAGTGAGGGCCTATGGAACGGACGTTCGGTGAATCTTTCAAACGACGGTTTCGTCTCTCCTGGAGAGGCTACAATACTCGAGAGGTGGATGTCTTTCTTGACGAAGTGATGGCCGATCTGAACAAGTTGAAGGCGCACAACGCCGCTTTGCAACGTGAAGTGCAAGATCTAGCCAAAGAAGTTTCAGAACATCGGGAGCGGGAAAAAGCCATTCGCAACGTCCTTACCAGCGTACAAAAAGCTTCCGAAATCATGAAAGCCAATGCGGAAAAAGAAGCTAAACTGATCATCGCCGACGCGGAACTTCGTGCAGAAAAAATCCTTCAAAGCGCCCATCAACGCCTTGCCGAGCTCCATCGCGACATTAACGAACTCAAGCGCCAGCGCATTCAACTGGAGGCCAAGTTGCGATCCACCATCGAGACGTACCGGCAGCTTCTGGAAGCGCAGCGAGAGGACGAACCGGCTGAAGAGGGCCTGGATACCAAAGTGGCGTTGCTCAATCGCTAACGGGGGGATGTGAAAATGCCTATCAACCAAGAGCTCCTGGAAATCCTCGTGTGCCCTCGATGCAAAGGCAAGATTCGACTAACGGATGACCAGGATGGCTTGGTGTGCGACCGATGTCGGCTACTCTATGAAATTCGCGATGGCATTCCCATCATGCTTCTCGAGGAAGCCAAGCCATTGGCTTGAGCGAGGCATTCCCGGATCCATGGCCACCAAAGCCTGCTCACGCACCCATCGCTTTCACCGACTTCTTCAAGGGTTGGACCGTTTCTCTCAATGCACCGTTCTCGTGCTTGGGGATCTCATGCTGGACGTCTTCCTCTGGGGGCATGTGCGCCGTATCTCTCCGGAAGCCCCTGTTCCGGTGGTGGAAGTTCGTGCAGAAACCCACGTTTTGGGAGGCGCGGCCAATGTGGTGCACAACATCGTGACCATGGGCGGAAACGCCCGCGTGGTGGGCGTGGTAGGCAACGATGCCTACGGCCGGGAAGTCCGCGATCTCCTGCAAAAGGCTCAGGTTCCTTGCCATGGCTTGGTCATCGTTCAGGACCGGCCCACCACCGTCAAGACGCGGGTCATTGCGCAGCACCAGCAGGTGGTGCGCGTGGATCGAGAGGACACTCGTCCCTACGACTCCGAAGGGCTTCGTGCCATTCTTCATGCGGTGGAAGCGGAGGTCCGCGACGTGGATGCGGTGGTAGTGTCCGACTACGCCAAGGGAGTGGTTTCTCTCGAGGTCATGGACGCGGTGCGAGCTCTGGCGCAGCTCTACGGCATTCCGGTCTTTGTGGATCCGAAGGTGCCTCACGCCCCATTCTATCACCATGTCACCCTGGTGACTCCTAACACCGCGGAAGCCTTGGCCATGGCGGGAATGATCGAATGCGACGACGCTTCTTTGGAAACGGCAGGGCGCCTCCTTTTGGAAAAGCTTCAATGCCAGCACGTGCTCATCACCCGAGGCCCCGAGGGCATGAGTCTTTTTGGAGCGGGAACGCCATCCGTACACATTCCCACGGTGGCCAAGAAAGTCTTTGATGTCACGGGGGCCGGGGATACCGTCATTGCGGCCATGGCCTTGGCCACCGCCGCGGGGCTGGACATGCGGGATGCCGCGCTGCTCGCCAATACGGCCGCAGGCATTGTGGTGGGGGAAGTGGGGACAGCCGCCGTGGAACAGACTCGGCTTCGCGCAGCTCTTCAGAACAGCGGAGGCTGCGAAGAATGAGTGTGCCCAAGGTTTTTGAGCCCTGCAAACTGGTCTTTGGGCTTCTTTATCGTCGGCATGATGACAAGACCCACGTGCTGTCTGCTTTAACCGAGCTCTTTGGCCCCTTGGATGCCGTCACGCAGCCTCAAAATTTCACCTTCACACGGTTCTATGACAAGGAAATGGGCTCGGGCCTCCTTCGCGTGTTTGGAAGTTTCGATGAACTGGTGGATCCCGAACGCCTTGCTGAAATCAAGCACCGCACAAATCTTTTGGAGCAGAGCTGGGCTCAAGACGGACGTCGCACCATCAACGTGGATCCCGGTCTTTTGAGTGAAGAACGCCTGGTTTTGGCCACCGGAAAAAACGCC carries:
- a CDS encoding YggT family protein, which encodes MFVLSNLLLAVAEVLNIVLTVYMWIIIARAILSWVNPDPYNPIVRFLHGATEPVLYAIRRRIPAFFGGIDLTPMIVILAVLFLQRFLVSSLRELALVLRA
- a CDS encoding DivIVA domain-containing protein: MERTFGESFKRRFRLSWRGYNTREVDVFLDEVMADLNKLKAHNAALQREVQDLAKEVSEHREREKAIRNVLTSVQKASEIMKANAEKEAKLIIADAELRAEKILQSAHQRLAELHRDINELKRQRIQLEAKLRSTIETYRQLLEAQREDEPAEEGLDTKVALLNR
- a CDS encoding Trm112 family protein, which gives rise to MPINQELLEILVCPRCKGKIRLTDDQDGLVCDRCRLLYEIRDGIPIMLLEEAKPLA
- the rfaE1 gene encoding D-glycero-beta-D-manno-heptose-7-phosphate kinase; amino-acid sequence: MATKACSRTHRFHRLLQGLDRFSQCTVLVLGDLMLDVFLWGHVRRISPEAPVPVVEVRAETHVLGGAANVVHNIVTMGGNARVVGVVGNDAYGREVRDLLQKAQVPCHGLVIVQDRPTTVKTRVIAQHQQVVRVDREDTRPYDSEGLRAILHAVEAEVRDVDAVVVSDYAKGVVSLEVMDAVRALAQLYGIPVFVDPKVPHAPFYHHVTLVTPNTAEALAMAGMIECDDASLETAGRLLLEKLQCQHVLITRGPEGMSLFGAGTPSVHIPTVAKKVFDVTGAGDTVIAAMALATAAGLDMRDAALLANTAAGIVVGEVGTAAVEQTRLRAALQNSGGCEE
- a CDS encoding DUF4416 family protein is translated as MSVPKVFEPCKLVFGLLYRRHDDKTHVLSALTELFGPLDAVTQPQNFTFTRFYDKEMGSGLLRVFGSFDELVDPERLAEIKHRTNLLEQSWAQDGRRTINVDPGLLSEERLVLATGKNAAHRIPLRNGIYGDLSLLYRHGAYRPLPWTYPDYAQDDTRRFFGLLRGLLMARRSGRPPRPPQSFKEMPL